A region of Periophthalmus magnuspinnatus isolate fPerMag1 chromosome 13, fPerMag1.2.pri, whole genome shotgun sequence DNA encodes the following proteins:
- the trip12 gene encoding E3 ubiquitin-protein ligase TRIP12 isoform X3 — protein sequence MSNRPNSNPGGSLRRSQRNTAAAQPQDQTVAGRSGLSLSVASFVIQGDPEAAGTSEQERQSQPSKSEGTRALKRSEASDQINSFGPIPAKKSKSISPPLETKKASAKAKKRSIAPEAPAPSGRGQSKKSGASAASPTQKRKKADSLPGLSSTTGSLPNRTEGRTAKLTKLASKSAASAKAGCSNVTDSSSSASTSSSSSTTGAHSTATQGARVKQRKDQTKARRSRSASSPSPRRSTRDKEQAKSSSSSKFEWAARFNPKVNLPKPKLSLPGSSKTEASKPGPSGLQAKLASLRKSTKKRSESPPAELPSFRRSTRQKTTGSCASTSRRGSGLGKRGAADARRQEKMADSDNNQDGANSSNARTDEASQGASASSSVAGAVGMTTSGESESDDSEMGRLQALLEARGLPPHLFGPLGPRMSQLFHRTIGSGASSKAQQLLQGLQATGDESQQLQAAIEMCQLLVMGNEETLGGFPVKSVVPALITLLQMEHNFDIMNHASRALTYMMEALPRSSAVVVDAIPVFLEKLKVIQFIDVAEQALTALEMLSRRHSKAILQAGGLADCLLYLEFFSINAQRNALAIAANCCQSITPDEFHFVADSLPLLTQRLTHQDKKSVESTCLCFARLVDNFQHEENLLQEVASRDLLTNIQQLLVVTPPVLSSGMFIMVVRMFSLMCSNCPCLAVQLMKQNIAETLRFLLCGASNGSCQEQIELVPRSPQELYELTSLICELMPCLPREGIFAVDVMLKKGSAQTTEGAIWQWRDDRGLWHPYNRIDSRIIETAHQNGEDEISLSTLGRVYTIDFNSMQQINEDTGTARGIQRKPNPLANPNTGSHQEVRREDARAQLMKEDPELAKCFIKTLFGVLYEVYSSSAGPAVRHKCLRAILRIIFFADAELLKDVLRNHAVSSHIASMLSSQDLKIVVGSLQMAEILMQKLPDVFSVYFRREGVMHQVKNLAESESLLVTSPPKACQSGTASLCPTSNSTASTTSSNNATADLGSPSYQHSMDDSLDLSPQGRLSDVLKRKRVPKRGPRRPKYSPPRDDDKVDNQAKSPTSTQSPKSSFLASLNPKTWGKLGAQTNNANSEPSRTAGVSGLARAPPKDSISNNRDKIKAWIKEQASKFVERYFNSENVDGSNPALNVLQRLCTATEQLGLQVDGGMQCLVEISNIVCESDVSSFEIQHSGLVKQLLLYLTSSTDRDLLSRDLRLKRFLHVFTDCPVPGMEPLTRLDPTMNGAYLALVHKMNSCLSQMEQFPVKVHDFPSGNGNGSRGSQALKFFNTHQLKCQLQRHPDCTNVKQWKGGPVKIDPLALVQAIERYLVVRGYGRIREEDEDSDDDGSDDEIDESLAAQFLNSGSVRHRLQFYIGDHLLPYNMTVYQAVRQYSLQAEEERESTDDEANPLGRAGIWTKTHTIWYKPVREDEDGSKDSVGGKRGRAQTAPTKTSPRNAKKQDELWHDGVCPSVTNPLDTYLTTEPPETITFDDPSLEVILLLRVLHSISRYWFYLYENAACKEIISTTEFINSKLTAKANRQLQDPLVIMTGNIPTWLIELGKTSPFFFPFDTRQMLFYVTAFDRDRAMQRLLDTNPEINQSDSQDSRVAPRLDRKKRTINRDELLKQAESVMQDLGSSRAMLEIQYENEVGTGLGPTLEFYALVSQELQRADLGLWRGEEVTLSNPKGSQEGTKYMFCSRGLFAVPFGRTTKPAHIAKIKMKFRFLGKLMAKAIMDFRLLDLPLGLPFYKWMLRHEPSISSHDLVNIDPAVAKSIQHLEDIIRQKKRLEQDRSQTRETLQQALESLNMNGCSVEDLGLDFTLPGFPNIELKKGGKDIAVTIYNLEEYLRLVVYWTLNEGVSRQFESFREGFESVFPLHHLQYFYPEELDQLLCGSKSETWDVKTLMECCRPDHGYTHDSRAVRFLFEVLSSFDAEQQRLFLQFVTGSPRLPVGGFRSLNPPLTIVRKTFESSENPDDFLPSVMTCVNYLKLPDYSSIEIMREKLLIAAREGQQSFHLS from the exons ATGTCCAACCGGCCTAATTCCAATCCAGGGGGGTCACTGCGCCGTTCTCAGAGGAACACTGCTGCGGCTCAGCCACAAGACCAAACAGTCGCAGGAAG AAGTGGTCTCAGTCTGTCCGTGGCTTCATTTGTGATACAAGGTGACCCAGAGGCCGCGGGGACATCCGAACAAGAACGACAAAGCCAACCATCAAAAAGTGAAGGCACCCGCGCTTTAAAGAGAAGTGAAGCTTCTGACCAAATTAATTCTTTTGGACCGATTCCtgcaaaaaaatccaaatcaaTCTCCCCACCCTTAGAGACAAAGAAAGCATCAGCAAAGGCCAAGAAGAGATCAATTGCTCCAGAAGCACCTGCACCGTCAGGTCGAGGTCAGAGTAAGAAAAGTGGGGCCAGTGCGGCCTCACCAACTCAGAAACGCAAGAAAGCAGACTCTCTCCCTGGGCTAAGTAGCACCACAGGGTCCCTCCCCAATCGTACGGAGGGCAGAACTGCAAAACTCACCAAGCTGGCGTCTAAATCGGCCGCCTCAGCCAAAGCTGGGTGTAGCAACGTGACGGAttcctcctcttctgcctccacctcgtcctcttcctctaCCACAGGCGCCCACAGCACTGCCACGCAGGGGGCCCGCGTTAAACAGAGAAAAGACCAGACTAAAGCTCGCCGCTCTCGCTCAGCTTCAAGCCCGTCCCCACGGCGAAGTACCCGGGACAAGGAGCAGGCCAAATCTTCCAGTTCATCAAAGTTTGAGTGGGCAGCACGCTTCAACCCCAAAGTAAATCTGCCAAAACCCAAGCTGTCCCTGCCCGGCTCTTCAAAGACTGAGGCATCCAAACCTGGGCCTTCTGGATTACAAGCTAAACTAGCAA GTTTAAGAAAATCAACTAAGAAACGCAGCGAGTCTCCTCCAGCAGAGCTCCCCAGTTTTCGGCGGAGCACACGCCAGAAGACCACGGGCTCCTGTGCCAGCACTAG TCGGCGGGGCTCGGGCCTGGGCAAGCGTGGGGCAGCCGACGCTCGCCGACAAGAAAAAATGGCCGACTCCGACAACAACCAGGATGGGGCCAACTCCTCTAATGCGCGCACGGACGAGGCTTCACAAGGAGCTTCAG CTTCAAGTTCAGTCGCAGGAGCAGTAGGCATGACCACATCTGGAGAGAGCGAGTCGGATGATTCTGAAATGGGAAGGCTTCAAG CCCTTCTGGAGGCCAGGGGTCTCCCTCCACATCTGTTTGGACCTCTCGGACCTCGAATGTCCCAGCTGTTCCATAGAACCATAGGCAGTGGAGCAA gCTCCAAAGCTCAGCAGCTACTGCAAGGCCTTCAGGCCACAGGGGATGAGTCTCAGCAGCTCCAGGCGGCCATTGAGATGTGTCAGCTGCTGGTTATGGGCAATGAGGAGACTCTGGGGGGATTCCCTGTCAAAAGTGTGGTGCCCGCTTTA ATAACACTGTTACAGATGGAGCATAATTTTGATATT atgaatCATGCGTCTCGTGCACTCACTTATATGATGGAGGCCCTCCCCCGATCTTCTGCTGTGGTCGTTGATGCCATTCCTGTCTTCCTTGAGAAG CTCAAGGTGATTCAATTCATTGACGTTGCAGAGCAGGCCCTCACTGCTTTGGAAATGTTGTCTAGGCGACACAGCAAAGCCATTTTGCAGGCT GGTGGGCTTGCTGACTGTCTGCTTTACCTAGAGTTCTTTAGCATCAATGCTCAGAGGAATGCTTTGGCCATAGCAGCTAACTGCTGCCAGAGCATAACTCCTGATGAGTTTCATTTTGTTGCGGATTCTCTTCCACTGCTCACACAGAGGCTAACACATCAG GACAAAAAGTCTGTTGAAAGCACTTGTCTCTGTTTTGCGAGGCTTGTAGACAACTTCCAGCATGAGGAG AACCTGCTCCAGGAGGTGGCCTCGCGGGACCTATTAACAAACATACAGCAGCTGCTGGTAGTCACTCCTCCTGTCCTCAGCTCGGGCATGTTCATTATGGTGGTGCGCATGTTTTCTCTTATGTGCTCCAACTGCCCCTGCCTGGCAGTCCAGCTCATGAAGCAGA aCATAGCTGAAACTTTGCGCTTCCTCTTGTGCGGTGCATCAAATGGCAGTTGCCAAGAACAAATTGAACTGGTACCCAGAAGCCCCCAGGAGCTCTATGAATTGACCTCTCTTATATg TGAGTTGATGCCCTGTTTGCCTCGAGAGGGCATCTTTGCAGTTGACGTAATGCTGAAGAAGGGTAGTGCTCAAACAACTGAAGGGGCCATTTGGCAGTGGAGGGATGATCGTGGACTGTGGCACCCGTACAACCGCATTGACAGTCGCATTATTGAG ACAGCTCATCAGAATGGGGAGGATGAAATTAGCCTGTCGACCCTTGGTCGTGTCTACACTATTGACTTCAACTCTATGCAGCAGATCAATGAGGACACAGGAACAGCCAGGGGCATCCAGAGGAAACCCAACCCCCTTGCCAATCCAAACACAG GAAGTCATCAGGAGGTGCGGCGGGAAGACGCACGAGCCCAGCTAATGAAGGAAGACCCGGAGCTTGCCAAGTGCTTCATCAAAACACTGTTTGGGGTCCTGTACGAGGTGTACAGCTCTTCAGCCGGCCCTGCTGTCAGACACAAGTGCCTTAGAGCCATCCTCAGGATCATCTTCTTTGCAGATGCAGAGCTGTTAAAGGACGTACTGAGGAACCATGCAGTGTCTAG TCACATTGCCTCCATGCTGTCCAGTCAGGATTTGAAGATTGTAGTTGGGTCTCTACAAATGGCTGAGATCTTGATGCAAAAGTTACCTGATGtcttcagtgtttattttagaAGAGAAG GTGTGATGCACCAGGTTAAAAATTTGGCTGAGTCTGAGAGTTTATTGGTGACCAGTCCTCCCAAAGCATGTCAAAGTGGAACTGCTAGCTTGTGTCCTACCAGCAACAGCACGGCCTCCACCACCTCTTCTAATAATGCTACAGCAGATCTGGGCTCGCCCAGCTACCAGCACAGCATGGACGACTCCCTGGACCTCAGCCCACAGGG GCGCTTAAGTGATGTCTTGAAGAGAAAACGAGTGCCAAAAAGAGGGCCCAGAAGGCCAAAATATTCTCCACCAAGGGATGATGATAAAGTAGACAATCAGG CTAAAAGCCCAACCAGTACGCAGTCACCCAAATCCTCATTTTTGGCAAGCCTAAATCCCAAAACATGGGGGAAGTTGGGTGCCCAGACCAACAATGCCAACTCTGAACCATCTCGCACAGCAGGAGTGAGTGGATTGGCTAGAGCACCACCCAAGGACTCCATTTCTAATAACAG agacaAAATAAAAGCCTGGATCAAAGAACAGGCTAGCAAGTTTGTGGAACGCTATTTCAACTCCGAAAATGTGGATGGCAGTAATCCCGCACTGAATGTACTCCAGAGACTTTGCACAGCCACAGAGCAACTTGGGCTGCAG GTGGATGGCGGCATGCAGTGTCTGGTGGAGATCTCCAATATAGTTTGCGAATCGGATGTGTCATCGTTTGAGATCCAGCACAGTGGGCTGGTGAAGCAGCTCCTGCTCTATCTGACCTCCAGCACAGACAGGGACTTGCTGAGTCGTGATTTGCGGCTGAAGCGGTTCCTTCATGTTTTCACAGACTGCCCT GTTCCAGGCATGGAGCCCCTTACTCGTTTGGACCCTACAATGAACGGAGCATACTTGGCTTTAGTGCACAAGATGAACAGCTGTTTGAGTCAGATGGAGCAGTTCCCTGTCAAAGTTCATGACTTTCCCAGTGGCAATGGAAATGGAAGCag AGGATCTCAGGCTCTGAAGTTCTTTAACACTCATCAGCTGAAGTGTCAGCTGCAAAGGCACCCAGACTGCACCAATGTCAAACAGTGGAAAGGTGGTCCAGTAAAGATTGACCCTTTGGCTCTGGTTCAAGCCATTGAGAGATATCTTGTGGTTAGAG GATATGGTCGGatcagagaggaggatgaggacagCGATGACGATGGTTCAGACGATGAAATTGATGAATCACTG GCGGCGCAGTTCCTAAACTCTGGTAGCGTGCGGCACAGACTCCAGTTCTACATCGGGGACCATCTTCTGCCGTACAACATGACTGTGTACCAGGCAGTGCGACAGTACAGTCTGCAGGCTGAAGAGGAGCGCGAGTCCACCGATGATGAGGCTAATCCCCTGGGGAGAGCGGGCATCTGGACCAAAACGCACACCATCTG GTATAAACCTGtgagagaggatgaggatggCAGCAAAGACTCTGTGGGTGGGAAGAGAGGCCGAGCACAGACTGCTCCCACCAAAACCTCACCTCGAAATGCCAAGAAGCAGGACGAGCTCTGGCACG ATGGTGTTTGTCCCAGCGTCACCAACCCACTAGACACTTACCTCACTACGGAGCCACCAGAGACCATAACCTTTGATGACCCTTCTTTAGAGGTCATCCTGCTGCTGAGGGTCCTGCACTCCATCAGTAGAtactggttttatttgtatgaA AATGCAGCATGTAAGGAGATCATCTCCACCACTGAGTTCATCAACAGTAAGCTGACAGCCAAAGCCAACCGTCAGCTGCAGGACCCACTGGTCATCATGACGGGCAACATTCCCACATGGCTCATTGAGTTGGGGAAAACCAG CCCGTTCTTCTTCCCTTTTGACACCCGGCAGATGTTGTTCTATGTAACAGCCTTCGATCGTGACAGAGCCATGCAGCGATTACTTGACACAAACCCTGAAATCAACCAGTCGGATTCCCAGGACAGCAGAGTTGCACCGCGTCTTGACAGGAAAAAG AGGACAATAAACCGTGATGAGCTGCTTAAACAGGCTGAGTCTGTGATGCAGGACTTGGGCAGCTCTAGAGCCATGTTAGAGATTCAGTATGAGAATGAG GTTGGCACAGGACTTGGCCCCACTCTGGAGTTTTATGCCTTGGTGTCTCAGGAGCTGCAGAGGGCCGACCTGGGTTTGTGGAGGGGCGAAGAGGTCACACTGTCCAACCCTAAAG GAAGCCAAGAAGGAACCAAATACATGTTCTGCTCCAGGGGGCTGTTTGCTGTTCCCTTTGGTAGGACGACCAAACCAGCACACATCGCCAAAATAAAGATGAAGTTCCGTTTCCTAGGAAAGTTGATGGCCAAGGCCATCATGGACTTCAGGCTG TTGGATCTGCCTTTGGGCTTACCCTTTTATAAGTGGATGCTGCGACATGAGCCGTCCATCAGCTCACATGACTTGGTGAACATCGACCCGGCTGTGGCCAAGTCTATACAACACCTGGAAGATATCATTcgacagaagaagagactagAGCAGGACAGATCGCAG ACCAGGGAGaccctgcagcaggcactggagAGCCTCAACATGAACGGCTGCTCAGTGGAGGATTTGGGCTTGGACTTCACACTACCAGGATTCCCAAACATTGAGCTGAAGAAGGGAGGCAAAGACATCGCGGTGACCATCTACAATCTGGAGGAGTACCTTAGG TTGGTGGTCTACTGGACTCTAAACGAAGGGGTGTCCAGACAATTTGAATCGTTTCGTGAAGGATTTGAGTCTGTATTCCCGCTGCATCACTTGCAGTATTTTTATCCAGAAGAG CTGGACCAGTTGCTGTGTGGTAGTAAGTCAGAGACTTGGGACGTGAAGACGCTTATGGAGTGCTGTCGACCGGACCATGGCTACACACACGACAG tcgTGCTGTGCGGTTCCTGTTTGAGGTATTGAGCAGCTTCGATGCCGAGCAGCAGAGGCTCTTCCTGCAGTTCGTCACAGGAAGCCCCCGACTGCCAGTGGGAG GATTTCGGAGCTTGAACCCCCCGCTGACTATTGTGAGGAAGACTTTTGAGTCGTCAGAGAACCCGGATGACTTCCTCCCGTCAGTCATGACCTGCGTCAACTACCTGAAGCTGCCTGACTACTCCAGCATAGAGATCATGAGAGAGAAACTGTTGATTGCAGCTCGAGAGGGCCAGCAGTCCTTCCACCTTTCCTGA